In one Bacillota bacterium genomic region, the following are encoded:
- a CDS encoding DUF3360 family protein — protein sequence MAEQLINSEPPTGERRYEKLHRPAKEFKSRSEYLDHELQITNLEDKRWGFLKPGRDFRFEWEDLIPAVAATIGSSVLSFGIIGGYVSGFGLPAQLLLENVRLELVLVGLIIMGFMFLNPRLGGIGHHGWMIPLVPAIVAAGGHPLAMGLVMGGLGLLLSFIKGGAVLQALTPNGVIAGLLILFGVDGMLSQIRALNT from the coding sequence ATGGCAGAGCAACTGATTAACAGCGAACCGCCAACGGGAGAGAGGAGGTACGAAAAGCTTCATCGGCCGGCTAAAGAGTTTAAGAGCAGAAGTGAGTACTTGGACCATGAGCTCCAGATAACGAACCTTGAAGACAAGCGATGGGGATTCCTAAAGCCCGGACGAGATTTCAGGTTTGAATGGGAGGACTTAATTCCTGCGGTGGCCGCAACCATAGGCAGCTCCGTTTTATCTTTTGGCATTATTGGTGGTTATGTTAGCGGCTTTGGCTTGCCCGCTCAGTTGCTACTCGAGAACGTAAGGCTCGAGTTGGTGCTAGTAGGACTTATTATCATGGGTTTTATGTTTCTGAATCCGCGACTAGGAGGCATTGGGCATCATGGTTGGATGATTCCCTTGGTGCCAGCGATAGTGGCAGCAGGAGGGCACCCTTTGGCCATGGGGTTGGTGATGGGAGGACTCGGGCTACTGTTAAGCTTTATCAAAGGGGGAGCAGTGCTGCAAGCGCTGACGCCAAACGGAGTCATCGCGGGGCTGCTGATTTTGTTTGGCGTTGATGGTATGCTAAGTCAGATTAGGGCTCTCAACACCTAG
- a CDS encoding ABC transporter ATP-binding protein, whose translation MRWSRIGVKKQLGGIVLSIKATNIVKRYGELLALDHLNLEVREGEVLGLLGPNGSGKTTAINCILSLLTYEKGEITVFGEPMRPDAYAIKKRIGVVMQHVAVFDELTVQENIDYFCGLYIADAKERRALVDEAIRFVGLADFKKFAPKKLSGGLLRRLNIACGIAHKPKLIILDEPTVAVDPQSRDNILEGIMRLNRAGSTVLYTSHYMEEVERICTRVVILDKGKVVASGTKEELKDMISLGEKITAEVHGLTEAQLATLRELPNILAVSYAENVLTVKALKGMSGLETILKWLKQHSVGFGRIYSERPTLNDVFLEITGKELRD comes from the coding sequence ATGCGCTGGTCTAGAATAGGGGTGAAGAAACAGCTTGGAGGGATAGTCTTGAGTATTAAAGCGACGAACATAGTCAAGCGTTATGGAGAGCTCTTAGCGCTCGACCATCTAAACCTTGAGGTGCGCGAGGGTGAGGTGCTTGGGTTGCTTGGGCCAAACGGCTCGGGCAAGACCACTGCCATCAACTGTATTTTGTCGCTCTTGACCTACGAGAAAGGCGAAATCACCGTCTTTGGCGAGCCTATGCGCCCCGACGCCTACGCGATTAAAAAGCGCATCGGCGTAGTCATGCAGCATGTGGCGGTTTTTGATGAACTTACGGTGCAGGAAAACATCGACTACTTTTGCGGGCTCTACATTGCCGACGCCAAAGAAAGGAGGGCTCTTGTAGACGAGGCCATCAGGTTTGTCGGGTTAGCCGACTTTAAGAAGTTCGCCCCCAAAAAGCTGAGCGGCGGTCTCTTGCGGCGACTTAACATCGCCTGCGGCATCGCTCACAAGCCAAAACTTATCATTCTTGACGAGCCGACTGTAGCAGTAGACCCGCAGAGCAGAGACAATATCCTAGAAGGCATAATGCGCCTGAACCGCGCAGGCTCCACAGTACTCTACACTTCTCACTACATGGAGGAGGTGGAGCGGATTTGCACGCGGGTAGTCATCCTTGATAAGGGTAAAGTAGTTGCTAGCGGCACGAAAGAGGAGCTAAAGGACATGATTTCCTTGGGCGAAAAGATAACCGCCGAGGTGCATGGACTCACAGAAGCACAACTCGCCACATTGCGAGAGCTGCCAAACATCCTTGCTGTAAGCTATGCCGAAAATGTGCTTACGGTCAAGGCGTTAAAGGGCATGAGTGGGCTGGAGACTATTTTGAAATGGCTAAAGCAGCACAGCGTCGGGTTTGGTCGCATCTACTCTGAGCGCCCCACGCTCAACGACGTCTTCCTCGAGATTACCGGCAAAGAACTGCGAGATTAG
- a CDS encoding response regulator transcription factor, with protein MRLLVVDDDPIVCQSLKTILEATPELHVVGIGHDGSEAVAQYDALIPDVLLMDIRMQSQTGLEAAALILAAHPEAKILFLTTFSDTDYIVQALRLGAKGYMLKQHVEGIVPALKAVCLGQRVFGDEIVTKLPPLLSGDSKGGFRSRLLTEKESEILRCLAAGLSNREIAATVFLSEGTVRNYISVMLEKLALRDRTQLAIFYYKHKE; from the coding sequence GTGAGGCTACTCGTAGTGGATGATGACCCGATTGTCTGTCAGTCGCTAAAGACTATTCTCGAAGCTACCCCCGAGCTGCATGTCGTGGGCATAGGGCATGACGGCAGCGAGGCAGTTGCGCAGTATGACGCGCTAATCCCGGATGTGCTGCTAATGGACATCCGCATGCAATCCCAAACCGGCCTTGAGGCCGCGGCGCTCATCCTGGCTGCACACCCTGAAGCCAAGATTTTATTTTTGACAACTTTTTCTGACACTGACTACATCGTGCAGGCGTTGCGCCTAGGCGCCAAAGGCTACATGCTAAAGCAACATGTAGAAGGCATTGTGCCCGCACTTAAGGCAGTGTGCCTTGGCCAGCGGGTCTTTGGCGATGAGATAGTGACAAAACTACCCCCTCTGCTATCGGGAGACAGCAAAGGGGGTTTTAGGAGCCGCCTGCTAACAGAAAAGGAGAGCGAGATTTTGCGCTGCCTAGCCGCTGGGTTGTCTAACCGGGAGATTGCCGCTACGGTATTTCTCAGCGAAGGCACAGTGCGCAACTACATCAGCGTGATGCTCGAGAAACTCGCGCTGCGCGACCGCACCCAGCTCGCCATATTCTACTACAAGCACAAAGAGTGA
- a CDS encoding SdpI family protein: protein MENAKKRQIVADSHVLWFFSLTPLVYVLLLLYFMPDRVPMHMDIRGNITRWWGKENMIIIGAVLSLLIAGIAWSYSRDNVMGKARPVISIAAIIFVYAHFLQLLLRMMYVTPNAMNARLVGLDASQYFVLFFIPLYILCGLFIHKLKPNWVVGIRSRWTLQSKEVWDYTHRKARLPFLIASGLNYLILAIPPLTADSRLIASGLVTVLLLLYLFYESYREHQRLSCR from the coding sequence ATGGAGAATGCCAAAAAACGACAGATTGTTGCGGACAGTCACGTTCTGTGGTTCTTTTCCCTCACTCCTCTTGTCTATGTCTTGTTATTGTTGTACTTTATGCCTGACCGCGTGCCAATGCATATGGATATTAGGGGAAACATAACAAGATGGTGGGGCAAGGAAAATATGATCATCATCGGGGCTGTGCTTTCCTTGTTAATAGCAGGGATTGCCTGGTCATACAGTCGTGACAATGTGATGGGTAAAGCGCGCCCCGTGATTTCGATTGCGGCTATTATTTTCGTATACGCACACTTCTTGCAACTGCTTCTGAGAATGATGTACGTCACCCCCAATGCCATGAACGCTCGCCTTGTAGGCCTAGATGCCAGCCAATACTTCGTGTTGTTCTTTATTCCCTTGTATATCTTGTGCGGTCTGTTCATTCACAAGTTGAAGCCTAATTGGGTGGTGGGTATACGAAGTCGGTGGACGCTGCAATCAAAAGAGGTGTGGGACTATACTCATAGAAAGGCCAGGCTGCCTTTCCTAATTGCCAGTGGGCTAAATTACCTCATTCTCGCCATCCCGCCATTAACCGCTGACTCACGACTTATTGCCAGTGGTTTGGTGACAGTTTTGCTCTTGCTGTACTTGTTTTATGAGTCGTATAGGGAACATCAACGGTTGAGTTGCCGCTGA
- a CDS encoding VOC family protein, which translates to MKVQICIITLCVEDLDRALKFYRDGLGIEGKITQGEGHIAIEPENGVPISLFLREEFQKFAGFSGDSQFARTCISHAAANREEVDDILDKAKNAGGTLTGVPKDYDWGYSGYFKDLDGHLWEIVHFKE; encoded by the coding sequence ATGAAAGTACAGATTTGCATTATTACATTATGTGTAGAAGATCTAGACAGGGCTCTAAAGTTCTACAGAGACGGATTGGGCATTGAAGGCAAAATAACGCAGGGCGAAGGGCATATTGCCATTGAGCCAGAAAACGGGGTACCTATTTCACTTTTTCTTCGTGAGGAGTTTCAAAAATTCGCAGGATTTTCGGGAGATAGTCAATTCGCCCGAACCTGCATCAGCCACGCCGCCGCTAACCGAGAAGAAGTGGATGACATATTAGACAAGGCCAAAAACGCCGGCGGCACATTGACCGGCGTGCCGAAAGACTACGATTGGGGGTATTCCGGCTATTTCAAGGACTTAGATGGCCATCTGTGGGAAATTGTTCATTTTAAAGAATAG
- a CDS encoding ABC transporter permease, whose product MSAFKVCLKIIKNNLPGIVIYFVVFVAVSIIMTFVYRPSAVGGGTFAPERVDIVLFTDEETALVAGLREALATQVNFVALPDNAEQLQEELFYRRIHYILRVPAGFTEAFLQNTPMLLSKTSVAGSSSAVYIDLRVERYLELLRLYTEVTAGLSLEQQVAFALDDLSQAVEVRFAVPEVAAQNRGRLGMYFNFLPYTILFVITVGVAAIFIAFGGEKIKQRNLCSPLNPRTISLQCYLACLVFALASWGVLVVVSLMFGHQEIASRATWFYILNSLVFTLSAAGLAYLLGNLTQNKEVVLAAANVVALGTSFISGVFVPQELLGVAVLRVASFTPTYWYVRANAAITALTTFNLTTLSGFFSSLAVQLGFAAAFVVIALAVEKGKRAPGS is encoded by the coding sequence ATGTCAGCATTTAAGGTTTGCCTGAAGATAATTAAGAACAATCTCCCCGGCATCGTCATTTACTTTGTGGTTTTCGTCGCCGTTTCTATCATCATGACTTTCGTGTATCGCCCATCAGCAGTGGGCGGAGGTACCTTTGCGCCGGAGAGGGTAGACATCGTCCTTTTTACAGACGAAGAGACGGCCCTCGTAGCCGGCCTGCGCGAGGCGTTAGCCACACAGGTGAACTTTGTTGCGCTGCCCGACAACGCGGAACAGCTGCAAGAGGAGTTGTTCTACCGCCGCATCCATTATATTTTGCGCGTGCCGGCGGGGTTTACGGAGGCATTCCTGCAGAACACCCCCATGCTACTATCAAAAACAAGCGTTGCCGGTTCGTCAAGCGCCGTATACATCGACCTGCGTGTCGAGCGCTACTTAGAGTTACTGCGCCTATACACAGAAGTTACGGCAGGCCTAAGCCTAGAACAACAGGTGGCCTTTGCCCTCGACGACTTATCGCAAGCAGTCGAGGTGCGCTTTGCCGTGCCAGAGGTCGCGGCACAGAATCGCGGGCGCCTCGGCATGTACTTTAATTTCTTGCCCTACACCATTCTGTTTGTCATCACTGTAGGCGTCGCAGCGATTTTTATCGCCTTTGGCGGGGAAAAGATTAAACAGCGCAATCTCTGCTCGCCGCTTAACCCGCGCACCATCAGCCTGCAGTGCTATCTCGCCTGCTTGGTTTTTGCGCTGGCGAGTTGGGGGGTCTTAGTGGTGGTTAGCCTGATGTTTGGCCATCAGGAGATCGCCAGCCGTGCCACGTGGTTCTATATTCTTAACTCCCTAGTCTTCACCCTAAGCGCTGCTGGGCTGGCGTACTTACTGGGGAATCTCACTCAGAACAAAGAAGTGGTGTTAGCGGCTGCGAACGTAGTGGCCTTAGGCACAAGCTTTATCAGCGGCGTTTTCGTGCCGCAAGAGTTACTAGGGGTTGCGGTGCTCAGGGTGGCGAGCTTTACCCCGACTTACTGGTATGTGCGCGCTAACGCGGCGATTACGGCGCTCACAACCTTTAACCTTACTACGCTGTCGGGCTTCTTCTCCTCACTCGCGGTACAACTTGGTTTCGCCGCCGCCTTTGTCGTCATCGCCCTTGCCGTCGAAAAAGGTAAACGTGCCCCAGGTTCCTAA
- a CDS encoding ABC transporter permease, translated as MAHIFKYRLKILLSDKTTMFWTLVFPMVLAGLFSLAFAQIEAGERFAPIDTALVDSGGDEAFVALIESLAQGDDRLFNLVRATESEGLALLAAGEVHGVIATGRPLTLSINEGGFKASILKTFVDSYLQSSAAVTRIASDNPAAVGRLASLLAEEREFLVDHPLGRGTHNFMIIHYLSLLAMTCLLGGYVGMSEISAIEANLSHHAARVSLAPVHKLKVLAAGISAALILQFSKLLLYFGFLVLLLDVDFGSRTPWVVVTILLCTLLGITFGAFVTALVRGTTGLKEGILLAVSLAGASLAGMNVAELKYIVETHTPWLALMNPAHHITDAFYTLYYFDTYERFVTNVVGLVVFTILFTCGTYCVVRRRVYVSI; from the coding sequence ATGGCACATATCTTTAAGTATCGGCTGAAGATTCTCTTGTCTGATAAGACAACAATGTTTTGGACGCTTGTTTTTCCCATGGTGTTGGCAGGTCTCTTTTCCCTAGCGTTTGCCCAGATCGAGGCAGGGGAGAGATTTGCGCCTATCGACACCGCACTAGTCGACAGCGGGGGAGACGAGGCATTCGTGGCCTTAATTGAGTCGTTAGCCCAGGGCGACGACAGGCTGTTTAATCTTGTACGCGCCACAGAGAGCGAGGGGCTCGCGCTGTTGGCGGCAGGGGAAGTGCATGGCGTTATCGCTACCGGTAGACCGCTGACGCTAAGCATCAATGAAGGCGGTTTCAAGGCGAGTATCCTTAAGACCTTTGTCGATAGCTACCTGCAGAGTAGTGCCGCGGTAACGCGCATTGCCTCCGACAACCCGGCGGCGGTAGGTAGGCTTGCTTCTTTGCTGGCGGAAGAGCGCGAGTTCTTGGTGGATCACCCGCTCGGTCGCGGCACACACAACTTCATGATCATCCATTATCTGTCGCTACTAGCCATGACCTGCCTGCTTGGGGGATATGTTGGCATGAGCGAAATTAGTGCTATCGAGGCTAACCTCTCGCATCATGCCGCGCGCGTGAGCCTAGCACCCGTCCACAAGTTGAAAGTGCTGGCTGCGGGCATTAGTGCGGCTTTGATCCTGCAGTTTAGCAAGTTGCTGCTTTATTTCGGTTTTCTTGTGCTGCTCCTAGACGTTGACTTCGGGTCGCGAACCCCTTGGGTAGTGGTGACCATCCTGTTGTGTACGCTGCTCGGCATCACCTTTGGGGCGTTTGTGACCGCCCTGGTAAGGGGAACCACAGGCCTTAAAGAGGGCATTTTGCTGGCAGTAAGTTTGGCGGGCGCCAGCCTCGCCGGCATGAACGTGGCCGAACTTAAGTACATTGTCGAGACTCACACCCCTTGGCTGGCCTTAATGAACCCCGCGCACCACATCACCGATGCATTCTACACCCTATATTACTTTGACACCTACGAGCGATTTGTGACCAATGTGGTCGGGCTAGTTGTGTTTACGATTCTGTTTACGTGCGGCACATATTGCGTGGTTAGGAGGCGCGTTTATGTCAGCATTTAA
- a CDS encoding GTP pyrophosphokinase: MLAKAIRIAATVHELQEDKGLRPYILHSLRVMFAQSDDTARICAVLHDVVEDSGVSMENLRAEGFSEEVLSTLAALTKCTNEAYDDYIGRVLESELACRVKLADLQDNMDLSRLANPTADNYRNLEKYKRAADRLSKAFPLRGLNA; the protein is encoded by the coding sequence ATGCTTGCTAAAGCCATTCGTATAGCTGCTACCGTACATGAACTGCAGGAGGACAAGGGCCTGCGCCCCTACATACTTCACTCGCTGCGGGTGATGTTTGCCCAAAGCGATGATACCGCGCGAATTTGCGCGGTGTTGCATGACGTCGTCGAGGACTCCGGTGTTAGCATGGAAAACCTCAGGGCAGAAGGCTTTTCGGAAGAAGTCCTCAGCACTTTAGCCGCGCTAACCAAGTGCACGAACGAAGCATACGACGACTACATTGGCAGAGTTTTGGAAAGCGAGTTAGCTTGCAGAGTTAAGCTGGCTGATCTACAGGACAACATGGATTTGTCCCGGCTTGCGAACCCCACGGCGGACAACTACCGAAACTTAGAGAAATATAAGCGAGCAGCGGACCGGCTGAGTAAAGCCTTTCCACTGCGAGGTCTTAATGCCTAG